The following are encoded together in the Halopiger aswanensis genome:
- a CDS encoding DUF7519 family protein, protein MTEYSVPRLSALASLIAGGLCVVLTATSAAGLGIGAVAVGAMGLGLYAGRDGPVVLGTVGLLGLLAVGAVLGVGIEFVLVAAAAIAIAYDRAHTAIGLGYDAGLDVPTRTVEIVGLSYALGVVTAVIGGGYVLFRSVPRQPSPSAMVVILVGFLALTYVVGSR, encoded by the coding sequence ATGACTGAGTATTCGGTTCCCCGGCTGTCGGCGCTCGCGTCCCTGATCGCCGGCGGACTGTGCGTCGTCCTCACCGCGACGTCGGCGGCCGGCCTCGGCATCGGTGCGGTCGCCGTCGGTGCGATGGGACTCGGACTGTACGCCGGCCGGGACGGACCGGTCGTACTCGGGACGGTCGGTCTGCTCGGACTGCTCGCCGTCGGCGCGGTTCTCGGGGTTGGAATCGAGTTCGTCCTCGTCGCTGCGGCCGCGATCGCGATCGCGTACGACCGGGCGCACACGGCGATCGGACTGGGGTACGATGCCGGGCTGGACGTTCCGACGCGGACGGTAGAGATCGTGGGGCTGAGCTACGCGCTCGGGGTCGTAACCGCCGTGATCGGCGGCGGATACGTCCTCTTTAGGTCCGTCCCCCGACAGCCGTCACCGTCCGCGATGGTGGTCATTCTAGTCGGCTTCCTGGCGCTCACGTACGTCGTCGGCTCCCGATGA
- a CDS encoding MBL fold metallo-hydrolase: protein MTTRDDEPGLHALPITVEYGEREVTFNPAVVETERGLVLIDVGPEDSIRYLETHIDSLGYDLEDVWLALITHHDADHAGGLDDLLARTDATVATHRDEAPYVAGERDPIKGDGDDRYPPVSVDLELVEGVRIPTLAGPMEVLETPGHTPGHTSLHFPESDLLLAADALVVDDETLAGPRPEFTPDMDRALESVGKLADLEVEHTVCYHGGYVDEGSDRIAEIAEHSADE from the coding sequence ATGACCACCCGAGACGACGAACCCGGCTTGCACGCGCTCCCGATCACGGTCGAGTACGGCGAGCGCGAGGTCACGTTCAACCCCGCGGTCGTCGAAACCGAGCGCGGCCTGGTCCTGATCGACGTCGGCCCCGAGGACAGCATCCGCTACCTCGAGACGCACATCGACAGCCTCGGCTACGACCTCGAGGACGTCTGGCTCGCGCTGATCACGCACCACGACGCCGATCACGCCGGGGGCCTCGACGATCTCCTCGCGCGGACGGACGCGACCGTCGCGACCCACCGCGACGAAGCGCCGTACGTCGCCGGCGAACGGGACCCGATCAAGGGCGACGGCGACGACCGCTACCCGCCCGTCTCGGTCGATCTGGAACTCGTCGAGGGCGTCCGGATTCCGACGCTGGCCGGGCCGATGGAGGTCCTCGAGACGCCCGGTCACACGCCGGGACACACCTCCCTGCACTTCCCCGAGAGCGACCTGCTGCTGGCGGCCGACGCGCTCGTCGTCGACGACGAGACGCTTGCGGGCCCGCGGCCCGAGTTCACGCCCGACATGGACCGCGCGCTCGAGTCCGTCGGGAAGTTGGCCGACCTCGAGGTCGAGCACACCGTCTGTTACCACGGCGGCTACGTGGACGAAGGGAGCGATCGGATCGCGGAAATCGCCGAGCACTCGGCCGACGAATAG
- a CDS encoding cystathionine gamma-synthase, producing the protein MTDEHDGSSEPDDHRIETRSIHAGQDPDEETGALMTPIHANSTYKQDAPGEHRGYEYSRTGNPTRTDLEQNLASLENAEYGRAFASGMASINTVLNLLEAGDHVVTGNDVYGGTHRIFTQVYEDYDLDFSFVDMTDLEAIEDAFREETELLWLETPTNPLLSIVDIEGAAEIAHEHDALCAIDNTFATPYLQRPLDLGADIVSHSLTKYLGGHSDVVGGALLTNDEELDEEFGFYQNAVGATPGPFESFLVLRGTKTLPVRMDRHCENARAIAEWLEDHPDVDRVYYPGLESHPGHEIAREQMDDFGGMVSFELDATMEEASEVVSNTEVFTLAESLGGVESLIEQPAPMTHAAIPREERIEAGLEDSLIRASVGIEHVDDLIADLEQAIDAALE; encoded by the coding sequence ATGACCGACGAGCACGACGGCAGCTCCGAGCCCGACGACCATCGGATCGAAACCCGGTCGATCCACGCCGGGCAGGACCCCGACGAGGAGACCGGCGCGCTGATGACGCCGATCCACGCCAATTCGACGTACAAGCAGGACGCGCCCGGCGAGCACCGCGGCTACGAGTACTCCCGGACCGGCAACCCAACCCGCACCGACCTCGAGCAGAACCTCGCGAGCCTCGAGAACGCCGAGTACGGACGGGCCTTCGCCAGCGGGATGGCCTCCATCAATACGGTCCTGAACCTGCTCGAGGCCGGCGACCACGTCGTGACGGGCAACGACGTCTACGGCGGCACCCACCGCATCTTCACGCAGGTCTACGAGGACTACGACCTCGATTTCAGTTTCGTCGACATGACCGACCTCGAGGCCATCGAGGACGCTTTCCGCGAAGAGACGGAACTGCTCTGGCTCGAGACGCCGACCAATCCGCTGCTGTCGATCGTCGATATCGAAGGCGCGGCCGAGATCGCCCACGAACACGACGCGCTCTGTGCGATCGATAACACCTTCGCGACGCCGTACCTGCAGCGCCCGCTCGACCTGGGCGCGGACATCGTCTCGCACTCGCTGACCAAGTACCTCGGCGGCCACTCCGACGTGGTCGGCGGCGCCCTGCTGACCAACGACGAGGAGTTAGACGAGGAGTTCGGCTTCTACCAGAACGCCGTCGGCGCGACGCCGGGCCCCTTCGAGTCGTTCCTCGTCCTCCGCGGGACGAAGACCCTCCCCGTTCGGATGGATCGCCACTGCGAGAACGCCCGCGCGATCGCGGAGTGGCTCGAGGACCACCCCGACGTCGACCGCGTCTACTACCCCGGTCTCGAGTCCCACCCGGGTCACGAGATCGCACGCGAGCAGATGGACGACTTCGGCGGAATGGTGAGCTTCGAACTCGACGCCACCATGGAGGAAGCCAGCGAGGTCGTCTCGAACACCGAGGTCTTCACGCTCGCGGAGAGCCTGGGCGGCGTCGAGAGCCTGATCGAACAGCCCGCGCCGATGACCCACGCCGCCATCCCCCGCGAGGAACGAATCGAAGCCGGCCTCGAGGACAGCCTCATTCGGGCGAGCGTCGGCATCGAACACGTCGACGACCTGATCGCCGACTTGGAGCAGGCGATCGACGCCGCCCTCGAGTAA
- a CDS encoding 50S ribosomal protein L21e has translation MPNSNGPRQGTRGKLSNDPRDRGSSPPQRAIQQYEEGEKVHLKIDPSVHKGRFHPRFDGHTGEVVGKQGDAFKVRINDGGKDKTLIVTAAHMRAQDRSEDRV, from the coding sequence ATGCCGAACTCTAATGGCCCACGTCAAGGAACCCGAGGCAAACTCTCGAACGATCCGCGAGACCGCGGCTCCTCGCCGCCCCAGCGCGCGATTCAGCAGTACGAGGAGGGCGAGAAGGTCCACCTCAAGATCGACCCGAGCGTCCACAAGGGTCGCTTCCACCCGCGCTTCGACGGACACACCGGCGAAGTCGTCGGCAAGCAGGGCGACGCGTTCAAGGTCCGCATCAACGACGGCGGCAAGGACAAGACGCTGATCGTGACCGCGGCCCACATGCGCGCCCAGGACCGGTCCGAAGACCGGGTCTGA
- a CDS encoding RNA polymerase Rpb4 family protein, translated as MTIFKEIVDEEFLTVSETKELLADIEAERALDEERELPYELARAIEHANRFAVLEPEEAQQLVDDLQDLEKVDEPTAYKIANLLPRNRDELRSVYAQQRYSLSGDELDEILNVVAQYA; from the coding sequence ATGACGATCTTCAAAGAGATCGTCGACGAGGAGTTCCTCACCGTCTCGGAAACCAAGGAACTGCTCGCCGACATCGAAGCCGAACGCGCACTGGACGAGGAGCGCGAACTCCCCTACGAACTCGCGCGAGCGATCGAACACGCCAACCGATTCGCCGTCCTCGAGCCCGAGGAGGCCCAGCAGCTCGTCGACGACCTGCAGGACCTCGAGAAGGTCGACGAGCCGACGGCCTACAAGATCGCCAACCTCCTGCCGCGCAACCGGGACGAACTCCGGTCGGTCTACGCACAGCAGCGGTACTCGCTGTCGGGGGACGAACTCGACGAGATTCTCAACGTCGTGGCGCAGTACGCCTGA
- a CDS encoding DUF655 domain-containing protein — translation MSEADGDETDVRRAVVLDYLAHGLSDDGRPQYEKSPAGYALEVDEFRLYQVAFDEDERLTIGSEVVVEPPEERTVVTKAHRVDYEDLSSGAQSELEYVVQDLVEENEERFVDFYNEAQPITLRLHQLNLLPGIGKKLRNSILDERKRKPFESFEELSERVSGLHDPDEILVERILEELRDDDLKYQTFVGRQEEENAR, via the coding sequence ATGAGCGAAGCCGACGGCGACGAGACGGACGTTCGGCGCGCAGTCGTGTTGGACTACCTCGCACACGGGCTGTCGGACGACGGGCGACCGCAGTACGAGAAGTCTCCAGCGGGATATGCGCTCGAGGTCGACGAGTTCCGCCTCTATCAGGTCGCATTCGACGAGGACGAACGGCTCACGATCGGCAGCGAGGTGGTCGTCGAGCCGCCGGAAGAACGCACGGTCGTCACCAAAGCCCACCGCGTCGACTACGAGGACCTCTCCTCGGGCGCCCAGTCGGAGCTCGAGTACGTGGTCCAGGACTTAGTCGAGGAAAACGAGGAGCGGTTCGTCGACTTCTACAACGAGGCCCAGCCGATCACGCTGCGGCTCCACCAGCTGAATCTGCTGCCGGGCATCGGGAAGAAGCTCCGCAACAGCATCCTCGACGAGCGAAAGCGCAAGCCCTTCGAGAGCTTCGAGGAGCTGTCCGAGCGGGTCTCCGGACTCCACGATCCCGACGAGATCCTCGTCGAGCGTATCCTCGAGGAGCTTCGCGACGACGACCTGAAGTATCAAACGTTCGTCGGTCGACAGGAAGAGGAAAACGCCCGCTAA
- a CDS encoding universal stress protein: protein MIETILLAIGPSDSDRIDELTQQTIDVAEPTGATVVLAHVISTSEYEDEVHNYHEAIDKMGIDLENRDLTPEALARETEPVSEISDRLEEAGVDVEIRAAVGDRAEEIIELAEDVDADNVIVGGRKRSPTGKAVFGSTAQKVLLSSPCPVTYVRSGTV, encoded by the coding sequence ATGATTGAGACGATTTTACTCGCGATCGGTCCGAGCGATAGCGACCGCATCGACGAACTGACCCAGCAGACGATCGACGTCGCCGAGCCGACGGGTGCGACCGTCGTTCTGGCACACGTCATCTCGACCAGCGAGTACGAGGACGAGGTCCACAACTACCACGAGGCCATCGACAAGATGGGTATCGACCTCGAGAACCGGGATCTCACACCCGAAGCGCTGGCCCGGGAGACGGAGCCGGTCAGCGAGATTTCCGATCGACTCGAGGAGGCGGGCGTCGACGTCGAGATTCGCGCCGCGGTCGGCGACCGCGCCGAGGAGATCATCGAACTAGCTGAGGATGTCGACGCCGACAACGTCATCGTCGGCGGCCGAAAGCGCTCGCCGACGGGGAAGGCGGTGTTCGGCAGTACGGCCCAGAAGGTGCTGCTCTCCTCGCCGTGTCCGGTCACGTACGTCCGGAGCGGCACGGTCTGA
- a CDS encoding D-2-hydroxyacid dehydrogenase has product MTDIDILVLRRGTHGIPAREYVDALEDRLPDRRIELATTPREERDLAEQARVITSTDIDLDLLERAAALEVFAGVAAGYGHLPLEELAERGVAVTNASGIHAPNIAEQVLAYVLAHTRNLRTGYERQAQREWRHFQAGELQGSTVTVVGLGAIGTAIAERLEPFGVETIGVRYTPEKGGPTDEVIGFDADALHEALARTDYLLIAAPLTETTRGLIGEAELETLPPDAYLVNVGRGPIVETDALVTALRKGHLDGAALDVTDPEPLPEDHPLWNLGNVTITPHNAGHSPKLWDRLADIVAENVRKLDDGADPEALTNLVRAPE; this is encoded by the coding sequence ATGACTGACATCGACATTCTCGTCCTGCGACGCGGGACGCACGGCATACCGGCGCGGGAGTACGTCGACGCTCTCGAGGACCGACTCCCGGACCGCCGGATCGAACTGGCGACGACGCCCCGAGAAGAACGCGACCTCGCCGAGCAGGCGCGCGTAATCACCTCCACGGACATCGATCTCGACCTGCTCGAGCGAGCAGCCGCCCTCGAAGTGTTCGCGGGCGTCGCGGCCGGCTACGGTCACCTGCCGCTCGAGGAGTTGGCCGAGCGCGGCGTCGCGGTGACGAACGCGTCGGGGATTCACGCGCCCAACATCGCGGAGCAGGTGTTGGCGTACGTGCTGGCCCACACCCGAAACCTCCGGACGGGCTACGAACGTCAGGCCCAACGGGAGTGGCGCCACTTCCAGGCGGGTGAACTGCAGGGGTCGACGGTGACGGTCGTCGGCCTCGGCGCGATCGGGACGGCGATCGCCGAGCGCCTCGAGCCCTTCGGCGTCGAGACGATCGGGGTCCGCTATACGCCCGAGAAGGGCGGGCCGACGGACGAGGTGATCGGCTTCGACGCGGACGCTCTCCACGAGGCGCTGGCCCGGACCGACTACCTGCTGATCGCCGCGCCGCTGACCGAGACGACGCGGGGGCTGATCGGCGAGGCCGAACTCGAGACGCTGCCGCCGGACGCGTACCTGGTGAACGTCGGTCGCGGCCCGATCGTCGAGACGGACGCGCTCGTGACGGCGCTTCGCAAGGGCCACCTCGACGGCGCGGCGCTGGACGTGACGGATCCGGAGCCGCTGCCCGAGGACCACCCGCTCTGGAACCTCGGGAACGTCACGATCACGCCGCACAACGCGGGCCACAGTCCGAAACTCTGGGATCGACTGGCGGATATCGTCGCGGAAAACGTCCGGAAACTGGACGATGGTGCCGACCCCGAAGCGCTGACGAACCTCGTTCGCGCGCCGGAGTAG
- a CDS encoding 16S ribosomal RNA methyltransferase A has protein sequence MRDPDALIARAGVRGDPDRDQHFLVDDRVLDRLPTYLEEIDADTSHLLEIGGGTGALTDRLLAIADAVTVVERDRKLAAFLREEFREAIDDGQLTVIEGDALEVDLPDFTASVSNLPYGVSSEIAFRLLPEGKPLVLMFQQEFAERMVAEPGTSEYGRLSVSTQHYADVEIVESIPKEAFSPPPAVQSAVIRAVPREPDYEVDDEEFFLRFVKALFTQRRKTIRNAIRNTAHITNLEAPDAVVEAADEDLLQKRADAMEPQEFAALAQLALEVGEPADD, from the coding sequence ATGAGAGACCCCGACGCGCTGATCGCCCGGGCCGGCGTCCGCGGCGATCCGGACCGCGACCAGCACTTCCTCGTCGACGACCGCGTCCTCGATCGGCTGCCGACCTATTTAGAGGAGATCGACGCCGATACAAGCCACCTACTCGAGATCGGCGGCGGAACGGGGGCGCTGACCGACCGCCTCCTCGCGATCGCGGACGCGGTGACGGTCGTCGAGCGCGACCGAAAGCTCGCCGCCTTCCTGCGGGAGGAGTTTCGCGAGGCGATCGACGACGGGCAACTCACCGTGATCGAGGGAGACGCCCTCGAGGTCGATCTGCCCGACTTCACGGCCTCGGTGTCGAACCTTCCCTACGGCGTCTCGAGCGAGATCGCCTTCCGCCTGCTGCCGGAAGGGAAGCCGCTCGTGCTGATGTTCCAGCAGGAGTTCGCCGAGCGGATGGTCGCCGAACCCGGCACCTCGGAGTACGGCCGGTTGTCGGTTTCGACCCAGCACTACGCCGACGTGGAAATCGTCGAGTCGATCCCGAAGGAGGCCTTCTCCCCGCCGCCGGCGGTCCAGAGCGCGGTGATTCGCGCGGTGCCGCGAGAGCCCGACTACGAGGTCGACGACGAGGAGTTCTTCCTGCGGTTCGTGAAGGCCCTCTTTACGCAGCGCCGGAAGACGATCCGGAACGCGATCCGGAACACGGCCCACATCACGAACCTCGAGGCACCCGACGCGGTCGTCGAGGCGGCCGACGAGGACCTACTGCAGAAGCGAGCGGACGCGATGGAACCGCAGGAGTTCGCCGCGCTGGCGCAACTGGCACTCGAGGTCGGCGAGCCGGCGGACGACTGA
- a CDS encoding mechanosensitive ion channel family protein yields the protein MVGALTELDRLGGELVQTTELKLVVTFAAVGLLLFVLLSYRQLQTQLSERLRSVYGELISTTILVGTCAGTAAVVLGVWEQANTIVDIYQQQLGFGEDVLAKTIVSIILLIATYLFTRFLRQILDEVLGSSSAVTDHQREITHRITQVIIWSVSLVVVLGYWVDDLGGLLVGAGFLGIVVGMAARQTLGTVLAGFVLMFARPFEIGDWIEVEDEQGIVTDISIVNTRLRSFDGEYVMIPNDVISSSTVTNRSRRGRLRLEVEVGVDYETDLEHAAEIAESVVGDLEYSLAAPGPQVVGKEFGDSAIVLGVRFWIDKPSARRHWRARTAAINAIKDAFDDEGIKIPFPQQELSGRAETGGFRIAGDGAESAGADGDREQQLTPPEGN from the coding sequence ATGGTAGGGGCACTGACCGAACTCGACCGGCTGGGGGGAGAGCTGGTCCAGACGACGGAACTCAAGCTCGTCGTCACCTTCGCCGCCGTCGGACTCCTGCTGTTCGTGCTCCTCTCGTACCGGCAGTTGCAGACGCAACTGAGCGAGCGGCTGCGATCGGTGTACGGGGAGCTCATCTCGACGACGATTCTCGTCGGTACCTGCGCGGGGACGGCTGCCGTCGTCCTCGGCGTCTGGGAGCAGGCCAACACGATCGTCGACATCTATCAGCAGCAACTCGGGTTCGGCGAGGACGTCCTCGCGAAGACGATCGTCTCGATCATCCTCCTCATCGCCACCTACCTCTTCACACGGTTCCTCCGCCAGATCCTCGACGAAGTGCTCGGGTCGTCCTCGGCCGTTACGGACCACCAGCGCGAGATCACCCATCGGATCACGCAAGTGATCATCTGGTCGGTGTCGCTGGTCGTCGTCCTCGGCTACTGGGTCGACGACCTCGGCGGCCTGCTGGTCGGGGCCGGCTTCCTCGGTATCGTCGTCGGTATGGCCGCCCGACAGACGCTCGGCACGGTGCTCGCCGGCTTCGTCCTGATGTTCGCCCGCCCGTTCGAGATCGGCGACTGGATCGAAGTCGAGGACGAGCAGGGGATCGTCACCGACATCTCGATCGTCAACACCCGCCTGCGGAGCTTCGACGGCGAGTACGTCATGATCCCCAACGACGTCATCTCCTCGAGCACGGTGACGAACCGGTCGCGGCGCGGGCGACTGCGGCTCGAGGTCGAGGTCGGCGTCGACTACGAAACCGACCTCGAGCACGCCGCTGAAATCGCCGAATCGGTCGTCGGTGACCTCGAGTACTCGCTGGCCGCGCCGGGACCGCAGGTCGTCGGGAAGGAGTTCGGGGACTCGGCAATCGTCCTCGGCGTGCGGTTCTGGATCGACAAGCCGAGCGCCAGACGCCACTGGCGGGCTCGCACCGCCGCGATCAACGCGATCAAGGACGCGTTCGACGACGAGGGGATCAAGATCCCCTTCCCGCAGCAGGAACTGTCGGGACGGGCCGAAACCGGCGGCTTCCGGATCGCCGGCGACGGAGCGGAATCGGCCGGCGCCGACGGCGACCGCGAACAGCAACTAACGCCACCGGAGGGGAACTAA
- a CDS encoding HemK2/MTQ2 family protein methyltransferase, translated as MDLSDRRDVETEVYQPAEDSQLLAATTCERLNENDDESDADPPLVLEVGTGSGYVARRVDEETTARVIASDLNPHAVRQAREEGLETVRADLVSPFADEAFDAVLFNPPYLPTNPENEWDDWMERALSGGEDGRAVIDPFLENVGRVLAPDGVVYLLVSSLTGVDEVVERAGEEGFSAAAVADESFPFETLTVLELFR; from the coding sequence ATGGATCTCAGCGACCGACGCGACGTCGAGACCGAGGTGTACCAGCCGGCCGAAGACTCGCAACTGCTGGCCGCGACGACCTGCGAACGACTCAACGAGAACGACGACGAGTCCGATGCCGACCCTCCGCTCGTTCTCGAGGTCGGCACCGGCTCGGGGTACGTCGCCCGCCGCGTCGACGAGGAGACAACGGCTCGCGTGATCGCGTCGGATCTGAACCCCCACGCCGTCCGGCAGGCCCGCGAGGAGGGTCTCGAGACGGTCCGGGCGGACCTCGTCTCGCCGTTCGCCGACGAGGCGTTCGACGCCGTCCTGTTCAACCCGCCGTACCTGCCGACCAACCCCGAAAACGAGTGGGACGACTGGATGGAACGCGCGCTGTCCGGCGGCGAGGACGGTCGCGCGGTCATCGATCCGTTCCTCGAGAACGTCGGCCGAGTGCTCGCACCAGACGGGGTCGTCTACCTGCTGGTCAGCAGCCTCACCGGCGTCGACGAGGTCGTCGAACGGGCCGGCGAGGAAGGATTCAGCGCCGCCGCCGTCGCCGACGAGTCGTTCCCGTTCGAGACGCTGACCGTCCTCGAGCTATTCCGCTAA
- a CDS encoding GntP family permease, whose product MAPVTTPLQIGGQAPLIALVVGIATIVLLLVVLDLPPFIALVVSGLAVGVVAPAIAFADVPSEFAGAFGENMAGIGIPILMAAIIGKAMIESGAADRIVRFFNGVFGQENSEVSLFSSGFVMSIPVFFDNVFYLLAPLARAARSRTGRNYALFIVAIGAAGAVTHGFVPPTPGPLLAAGEVGADLGSTILIGLLTGLPTALVAGLGYGYWINNRIEIPLRDAMGTTVAEIEEKVETPTSELPGLFEAQLPIFLAVALVASNTVVETALGEDSALAGFTGFIGDPNFALTVAALSAAFTYYRMSDLSSDDFSDELTEALKSGGNIAAITAAGGAFGYMLQQAGAGDFIAGGLQEIGLGVIATAWLIAAGVRVVQGSATVAITTTAGIAAPLTDAMAANPAYLVMAIGAGATFCSWYNDSGFWIVKEIGGLTQAETLKTWTVSTILIGVVGLISTLVFSTILPLA is encoded by the coding sequence ATGGCTCCCGTTACCACACCACTGCAGATCGGCGGACAGGCACCGCTCATCGCGCTCGTCGTGGGGATCGCGACGATCGTTCTCCTGCTGGTCGTCCTCGACTTGCCGCCGTTCATCGCGCTGGTCGTCTCGGGGCTCGCCGTAGGCGTCGTCGCGCCGGCCATCGCGTTCGCCGACGTCCCCAGCGAGTTCGCGGGGGCGTTCGGCGAAAACATGGCGGGGATCGGGATTCCGATCCTGATGGCGGCGATCATCGGAAAAGCGATGATCGAGAGCGGCGCTGCGGACCGTATCGTCCGGTTCTTCAACGGCGTGTTCGGCCAGGAGAACTCCGAGGTGTCGCTGTTCAGCAGCGGCTTCGTCATGTCGATCCCGGTCTTCTTCGATAACGTGTTCTACCTGCTCGCGCCGCTCGCACGGGCAGCCCGGTCGCGAACCGGGCGAAACTACGCCCTGTTTATCGTCGCTATCGGCGCGGCCGGAGCGGTCACCCACGGGTTCGTCCCGCCGACTCCCGGCCCGCTGCTCGCGGCCGGCGAGGTCGGCGCCGACCTCGGGTCGACGATCCTCATCGGACTGCTCACGGGGCTGCCGACCGCGCTGGTCGCAGGACTGGGATACGGCTACTGGATCAACAACCGCATCGAGATTCCGCTGCGCGACGCGATGGGAACGACGGTCGCGGAGATCGAGGAGAAAGTCGAGACGCCGACCAGCGAACTGCCGGGGCTGTTCGAAGCCCAGCTACCGATCTTCCTCGCCGTCGCGCTCGTCGCTTCGAACACCGTCGTCGAGACCGCCCTCGGCGAGGACAGCGCCCTCGCCGGCTTCACCGGGTTCATCGGCGATCCGAACTTCGCGCTGACGGTGGCCGCGCTGTCGGCGGCGTTTACCTACTACCGGATGAGCGACCTCTCGAGCGACGACTTCTCGGACGAGCTCACGGAGGCCCTCAAGAGCGGCGGGAACATCGCGGCGATCACGGCCGCCGGCGGCGCGTTCGGGTACATGCTCCAGCAGGCCGGTGCGGGTGATTTCATCGCCGGCGGCCTCCAGGAAATCGGTCTCGGCGTCATCGCGACGGCGTGGCTGATCGCGGCCGGCGTCCGCGTCGTTCAAGGCTCAGCGACGGTCGCGATCACCACGACGGCCGGCATCGCGGCGCCGCTGACCGACGCCATGGCCGCCAATCCCGCCTACCTCGTGATGGCGATCGGTGCCGGCGCGACCTTCTGCTCGTGGTACAACGACAGCGGCTTCTGGATCGTCAAGGAGATCGGCGGGCTCACCCAGGCGGAGACGCTGAAGACGTGGACCGTCTCGACAATTCTCATCGGGGTCGTCGGCCTCATCAGCACGCTCGTCTTCTCGACGATCCTGCCGCTGGCTTAG
- a CDS encoding outer membrane protein assembly factor BamB family protein, with the protein MPSRRTFLTTAVAGNLALTGCSALSRTATSTPEPDDPPPSGVDELPDPDGHVAGATGDWSTFGCNAANTRAVADGEAPVDVVSERWRVEVSGFTQHEPVVADGRVYQTDHRTLRVFDAADGTELWTLEDVWASPLLWNDVAYVPTRGGLQALEAATGERLWVREFDTPGRVTTPATYAGRRLVCGAGEQVVALDPADGAVEWRRQVYGRLLDHPAVFMGYGFALATEAGEVYLLEENGMGWRRWQLPAPPMCPPTAGPDSLYISCQDAQTYALMDEGTTSDATTDWTTDTGWIKHGIGLVDGIVLGVGSQELHALDSETGDRYWTYATGDWIRTAPAYGRDTVFVGGDRLRALDPTPGDDPADGPALRFERAFAGRVGPGPVLDDGVLYVIAEVDDETYALLALE; encoded by the coding sequence ATGCCCTCTAGACGGACGTTTCTGACGACCGCCGTCGCCGGGAACCTCGCGCTCACCGGATGCTCAGCGTTGTCGCGGACAGCGACTTCGACTCCGGAACCGGACGATCCGCCGCCGTCCGGCGTCGACGAACTGCCCGACCCCGACGGACACGTTGCCGGCGCCACCGGCGACTGGTCTACCTTCGGCTGTAACGCGGCCAATACCCGCGCGGTCGCCGACGGCGAAGCGCCGGTCGACGTCGTCAGCGAGCGCTGGCGCGTCGAGGTTTCCGGGTTCACCCAGCACGAACCCGTCGTTGCTGACGGCCGGGTCTATCAGACGGATCACCGGACGCTCCGGGTTTTCGACGCTGCCGACGGGACGGAACTGTGGACGCTCGAGGACGTCTGGGCATCGCCGCTGCTCTGGAACGACGTGGCCTACGTCCCGACGCGCGGCGGCCTCCAGGCCCTCGAGGCTGCGACGGGCGAGCGGCTGTGGGTTCGCGAGTTCGACACGCCCGGCCGGGTGACGACGCCGGCGACGTACGCCGGCCGCCGTCTGGTTTGTGGGGCGGGCGAACAGGTCGTCGCGCTCGATCCGGCCGACGGCGCTGTCGAGTGGCGACGCCAGGTGTACGGACGACTCCTCGATCATCCGGCCGTCTTCATGGGCTACGGATTCGCCCTTGCGACCGAGGCCGGCGAGGTCTACCTGCTCGAGGAGAACGGCATGGGCTGGCGGCGGTGGCAACTCCCCGCGCCGCCGATGTGTCCGCCGACGGCCGGACCCGACTCGCTCTACATCTCTTGCCAGGACGCGCAGACGTACGCACTGATGGACGAGGGGACGACGTCCGATGCAACGACCGACTGGACGACTGACACCGGCTGGATCAAACACGGAATCGGGCTCGTCGACGGGATCGTCCTCGGCGTCGGCAGTCAGGAACTCCACGCGCTCGATTCTGAGACCGGCGATCGGTACTGGACATACGCGACGGGCGACTGGATACGCACAGCGCCGGCCTACGGCCGGGACACCGTCTTCGTCGGCGGGGATCGACTACGGGCGCTCGACCCGACGCCGGGGGACGACCCGGCCGACGGCCCCGCGCTCCGGTTCGAGCGGGCGTTCGCCGGTCGCGTCGGCCCGGGCCCGGTGCTCGACGACGGCGTCCTCTACGTGATCGCGGAAGTCGACGACGAAACGTACGCGTTGCTGGCGCTCGAGTGA